The following are encoded together in the bacterium genome:
- a CDS encoding pyridoxamine 5'-phosphate oxidase family protein — METFPVTERTRVRRLPKRATHVCDDVRAVLDAGFVCHLGFVAGGRPMVIPTTYARVGDTVVVHGSAASRTLEAGADGVDLCLVVTHLDGVVLARSAFHHSVNYRSAVVFGRARAVTDEARKLAALRAFTERVAPGRWDAVREPNAQEMKATLVLELPLAEAVAKIRSGGPIDDEEDLALPVWAGVIPLTTRPETPIPAPDCAAGTVPPEAVLPRLVTRGGRG; from the coding sequence ATGGAGACCTTCCCCGTCACCGAGCGCACCCGGGTCCGGCGGCTGCCCAAGCGGGCCACCCACGTCTGCGACGACGTCCGCGCCGTCCTCGACGCCGGCTTCGTCTGCCACCTGGGCTTCGTCGCCGGCGGCCGCCCGATGGTGATCCCGACGACCTACGCCCGCGTCGGCGACACCGTCGTCGTGCACGGCTCGGCGGCCAGCCGCACGCTCGAGGCGGGGGCGGACGGCGTCGACCTCTGCCTCGTCGTCACCCACCTGGACGGCGTCGTGCTGGCGCGCTCGGCCTTCCACCACTCGGTGAACTACCGCTCCGCGGTCGTCTTCGGGCGGGCGCGGGCGGTCACCGACGAGGCCCGCAAGCTGGCGGCGCTGCGCGCCTTCACCGAGCGGGTCGCGCCGGGCCGATGGGACGCGGTGCGCGAGCCGAACGCGCAGGAGATGAAGGCGACGCTGGTCCTCGAGCTGCCGCTCGCGGAGGCGGTGGCGAAGATCCGCAGCGGCGGCCCGATCGACGACGAGGAGGACCTGGCGCTGCCGGTGTGGGCGGGGGTGATTCCCCTCACCACCCGGCCGGAGACACCCATCCCCGCACCCGACTGCGCCGCGGGCACGGTGCCGCCGGAGGCGGTCCTCCCCCGGCTGGTGACTCGGGGGGGTCGGGGCTAG
- a CDS encoding PLP-dependent aminotransferase family protein, with the protein MATAANILGVPALERTEAASLQTQLYAALREAILARRLRPGTRLPSSRTLAADVGVGRNTVVGAFAQLLAEGYVTARVGDGTRVAPLTPESLLEAPRPRVARAPAGRAAALSRRGAVLATTPRGGPFPDGTPFMPGCPAAEAFPLDAWARVVARHARRRPRSGMGYGASAGYPPLREAIATYVGAARGVVAEPSQVIVVAGAQAGIDLAARLLVDPGDPVWMEDPGYPGARAALLAAGARPVPVPVDAEGLDPEAGTRRSPDARVVYLTPSHQYPLGMVMSLPRRLALLERAARTGTWILEDDYDGEYRFSGRPLAALQGLDPTRVVFVGTFSKTMFPALRAGWLVVPPELVPAFENAIRHTGHSVPVPLQAALAEFVAGGQLAAHIRRMRTLYAARQDRLVRAARRRLGDRLVVEPTEAGMQLAALLPAGADDRALSQAAYEAGVVAAPLSAFYDGRPRRRGFLLGFSGIRERDIDRGVERLGRVLGC; encoded by the coding sequence ATGGCGACCGCCGCGAACATCCTCGGCGTGCCGGCGCTCGAGCGGACCGAGGCCGCGTCGCTGCAGACGCAGCTCTACGCGGCCCTGCGCGAGGCGATCCTGGCGCGCCGGCTGCGGCCGGGCACGCGCCTGCCGTCGTCGCGCACGCTGGCGGCGGACGTCGGCGTCGGGCGCAACACCGTCGTCGGCGCCTTCGCGCAGCTGCTCGCCGAGGGCTACGTCACGGCGCGCGTCGGCGACGGCACGCGCGTCGCGCCGCTCACGCCCGAGAGCCTGCTCGAGGCGCCGCGTCCACGGGTCGCGCGAGCGCCCGCCGGTCGCGCCGCGGCGCTGTCGCGGCGCGGCGCGGTGCTGGCGACGACGCCGCGGGGCGGTCCGTTCCCCGACGGCACGCCGTTCATGCCGGGCTGCCCGGCGGCCGAAGCCTTCCCGCTCGACGCCTGGGCGCGCGTGGTCGCCCGCCACGCGCGCCGGCGGCCGCGCAGCGGCATGGGCTACGGGGCGTCGGCGGGCTACCCGCCGCTGCGCGAGGCGATCGCGACCTACGTCGGCGCGGCGCGCGGCGTCGTCGCCGAGCCGTCGCAGGTGATCGTCGTCGCGGGCGCGCAGGCGGGCATCGACCTGGCCGCACGGCTCCTCGTCGACCCCGGCGATCCGGTCTGGATGGAGGACCCGGGCTATCCCGGGGCCCGCGCCGCGCTGCTCGCCGCCGGTGCGCGGCCGGTCCCCGTCCCGGTCGACGCGGAGGGCCTCGATCCCGAGGCCGGCACGCGCCGCAGCCCCGACGCGCGCGTCGTCTATCTGACGCCGTCGCACCAGTACCCGCTCGGCATGGTGATGTCGCTGCCCCGTCGCCTGGCGCTGCTGGAGCGCGCGGCGCGCACCGGCACGTGGATCCTGGAGGACGACTACGACGGCGAGTATCGCTTCTCGGGGCGTCCACTCGCCGCCCTGCAGGGGCTCGACCCGACGCGCGTGGTCTTCGTCGGCACCTTCAGCAAGACGATGTTTCCGGCGCTGCGCGCCGGCTGGCTGGTGGTGCCGCCGGAGCTGGTGCCGGCGTTCGAGAACGCGATCCGGCACACCGGCCACTCGGTGCCGGTGCCGCTCCAGGCGGCGCTGGCCGAGTTCGTCGCCGGCGGCCAGCTCGCCGCCCACATCCGCCGCATGCGGACGCTGTACGCCGCGCGCCAGGATCGACTCGTGCGGGCGGCGCGGCGACGGCTCGGCGACCGTCTCGTCGTCGAGCCGACCGAAGCCGGGATGCAGCTCGCGGCGCTGCTGCCGGCCGGCGCCGACGACCGTGCGCTGTCGCAGGCGGCGTACGAGGCGGGGGTCGTCGCGGCGCCGCTGTCGGCCTTCTACGACGGGCGCCCGCGGCGGCGCGGCTTCCTGCTCGGCTTCTCGGGCATCCGCGAGCGCGACATCGACCGCGGCGTCGAGCGCCTGGGGCGCGTGCTGGGCTGCTAG
- a CDS encoding aminotransferase class V-fold PLP-dependent enzyme, translated as MILLNPGPVNVSPRVTAALGRGDLCHREPECAALLGAVREKLLRAFAPAGGFAATLVTGSGTAAVETAVSSVCSPKGRLVVVANGVYGERMARMAEAQRIAHTVVEGPWTSPPDLGAVETALRAPDVEAVAVVHHETTTGLRTPVGEVGRLARRYGKLCLVDAVSGLGGDPLDLEADGVDVVVGTSGKCVQAFPGIGVVLVRDAVLERLVAYPPRSLYLSLATYARTPMPFTPAVQVAYALDEALDELLDETVAGRQARYAAAAGIVRNGCEGLGLEIVLPPALRSNTITSLRLPPGVTYAALHDGLKARGFVIYEGQGWFAREAFRVANMGALAAADFERFVGALGEVLAGARRSG; from the coding sequence ATGATCCTCCTCAACCCCGGCCCGGTGAACGTGTCGCCGCGCGTGACCGCGGCGCTCGGGCGCGGCGACCTCTGTCATCGCGAGCCCGAGTGCGCCGCGCTGCTGGGCGCCGTGCGCGAGAAGCTCCTGCGTGCCTTCGCGCCCGCCGGCGGCTTCGCGGCGACGCTGGTGACCGGCTCGGGCACGGCCGCGGTCGAGACCGCGGTGTCGAGCGTCTGCTCGCCGAAGGGCCGCCTCGTCGTCGTCGCCAACGGCGTCTACGGCGAGCGCATGGCGCGCATGGCCGAGGCGCAGCGCATCGCCCATACCGTCGTCGAAGGGCCGTGGACGTCGCCGCCCGACCTCGGCGCGGTCGAGACGGCCCTGCGCGCCCCCGACGTCGAGGCCGTCGCCGTCGTGCACCACGAGACCACGACCGGCCTGCGCACGCCGGTCGGCGAGGTGGGACGGCTCGCGCGCCGCTACGGCAAGCTCTGCCTCGTCGACGCCGTGAGCGGGCTCGGCGGCGATCCGCTCGATCTCGAGGCCGACGGCGTCGATGTCGTCGTCGGCACCTCGGGCAAATGCGTCCAGGCCTTCCCCGGCATCGGCGTCGTGCTCGTGCGCGACGCCGTGCTGGAGCGCCTCGTCGCCTACCCGCCGCGCAGCCTCTATCTCTCGCTCGCGACCTACGCCCGCACGCCGATGCCGTTCACGCCGGCGGTGCAGGTCGCGTACGCGCTCGACGAGGCGCTGGACGAGCTGCTGGACGAGACCGTCGCCGGCCGCCAGGCGCGCTACGCCGCGGCGGCGGGCATCGTGCGCAACGGCTGCGAGGGGCTCGGACTCGAGATCGTCCTGCCGCCCGCCCTGCGCTCGAACACCATCACCTCGCTGCGGCTGCCGCCGGGCGTGACCTACGCGGCGCTGCACGACGGCCTCAAGGCGCGCGGCTTCGTCATCTACGAAGGCCAGGGCTGGTTCGCCCGCGAGGCGTTCCGGGTGGCCAACATGGGAGCGCTCGCGGCGGCCGACTTCGAGCGCTTCGTCGGCGCGCTCGGCGAGGTGCTGGCGGGCGCACGGAGGAGCGGATGA
- a CDS encoding phosphocholine cytidylyltransferase family protein, whose translation MTAIILAAGVGKRLLEASGGRPKCLLQVGGKSLLRRLLEGLAAAGVRDAVVVAGFGAEHVAAALADPVPGLSVEVVVNDRFREGAILSLWTAREWLDRPVLVMDADVLCSVTMLRRLVGSAHPNCFLMDASQENTGEEQMLCVRAGRVHNIVRGGEPGWELMGESIGFLRLDADAARLLGDLLGARVAAGDTGIEHEEVYPALMARVPIGVERVDGMPWIEIDFPDDVARAEREILPRVGES comes from the coding sequence ATGACGGCGATCATCCTCGCGGCCGGCGTCGGCAAGCGGCTGCTCGAGGCCTCCGGCGGACGGCCCAAGTGTCTGTTGCAGGTCGGGGGGAAGAGCCTCCTCCGTCGCCTGCTCGAAGGGCTGGCGGCCGCGGGTGTGCGCGACGCGGTGGTGGTGGCGGGGTTCGGCGCCGAACACGTCGCCGCCGCGCTCGCCGATCCAGTGCCCGGCCTGTCCGTCGAGGTGGTCGTCAACGACCGCTTCCGCGAGGGCGCGATCCTCTCGCTGTGGACGGCGCGCGAGTGGCTGGACCGGCCCGTGCTCGTGATGGACGCCGACGTCCTCTGCTCGGTGACCATGCTGCGCCGTCTCGTCGGCTCCGCCCACCCGAACTGCTTCCTCATGGACGCGAGCCAGGAGAACACCGGCGAGGAGCAGATGCTCTGCGTGCGCGCCGGCCGCGTGCACAACATCGTACGCGGCGGCGAGCCCGGCTGGGAGCTGATGGGCGAGTCGATCGGCTTCCTGCGCCTCGACGCCGACGCCGCCCGTCTGCTCGGCGACCTCCTCGGCGCCCGCGTCGCCGCCGGCGACACCGGCATCGAGCACGAGGAGGTCTACCCGGCGCTGATGGCGCGCGTGCCGATCGGCGTCGAGCGCGTCGACGGCATGCCGTGGATCGAGATCGACTTCCCGGACGACGTCGCCCGCGCCGAGCGCGAGATCCTGCCGCGCGTCGGGGAGTCGTGA
- a CDS encoding CDP-alcohol phosphatidyltransferase family protein produces MIREAFILTAPGDAACRIAGIPLLLRTILVLQRAGIERCTVVGETPPPHDPRIRCTVTRAPVLAAPADAEPRLLVGAGSVLDETLVRDLQARAAAGDVVEVQAGGARVRVAPGTALAANGVAPRPPWTGILRPASGHRAATERALLRGLENPRDGYLDRVLHRRFSRPVTALLLHTPLTPNAVTVLGVLLGVAGGLALALPGPLAVIACVLGIVASGVLDCSDGELARLRFSESRLGHALDVAGDTLVHLALLGGIAMRLGAQGALPDQRWLVALGLGVLGAFVVITACEVTEDRRHRGGGWQNRIIDGVLSPLTTRDWYVFPLAFALLGRLDLLVPAAAVGAHVFWLVTLVLLAGALRPAATKGRAPHSSAE; encoded by the coding sequence GTGATCCGGGAGGCGTTCATCCTCACCGCGCCGGGCGACGCGGCCTGCCGCATCGCCGGCATCCCCCTGCTGCTGCGCACGATCCTCGTCCTCCAGCGTGCCGGCATCGAGCGTTGCACCGTCGTCGGCGAGACGCCTCCCCCGCACGACCCGCGCATCCGCTGCACGGTCACCCGGGCGCCGGTACTGGCTGCGCCCGCCGACGCGGAGCCGCGGCTCCTCGTCGGCGCGGGCAGCGTGCTCGACGAGACGCTCGTGCGCGACCTCCAGGCGCGCGCGGCGGCGGGCGACGTCGTCGAGGTGCAGGCCGGCGGCGCGCGCGTGCGGGTCGCACCCGGTACGGCGTTGGCCGCGAACGGCGTCGCGCCGCGCCCGCCCTGGACCGGCATCCTGCGGCCGGCGTCGGGCCATCGGGCCGCCACCGAGCGCGCGCTGCTGCGCGGCCTCGAGAACCCGCGCGACGGCTACCTCGATCGCGTCCTGCACCGGCGCTTCTCGCGCCCGGTGACGGCGCTGCTGCTGCACACGCCGCTCACCCCGAACGCGGTCACGGTGCTCGGCGTCCTGCTCGGCGTCGCCGGGGGGCTGGCGCTCGCCCTCCCCGGCCCGCTCGCGGTGATCGCCTGCGTGCTCGGGATCGTCGCGTCCGGGGTTCTCGACTGCTCCGACGGCGAGCTGGCCCGGCTGCGCTTCAGCGAGAGCCGGCTGGGGCATGCCCTCGACGTCGCCGGCGACACCCTCGTCCACCTGGCCCTCCTCGGCGGCATCGCCATGCGGCTCGGCGCCCAGGGGGCCCTGCCGGATCAGCGCTGGCTGGTGGCGCTGGGGCTCGGCGTCCTGGGCGCGTTCGTCGTCATCACCGCCTGCGAGGTGACGGAGGACCGCCGGCATCGCGGCGGTGGTTGGCAGAACCGCATCATCGACGGGGTCCTGTCGCCCCTGACGACGCGCGACTGGTACGTCTTTCCCCTCGCCTTCGCCCTGCTCGGACGCCTCGACCTGCTCGTCCCGGCGGCGGCGGTGGGAGCCCACGTCTTCTGGTTGGTGACCCTGGTGCTCCTGGCCGGGGCGCTCCGGCCCGCTGCGACGAAAGGTCGCGCCCCCCACTCGTCCGCGGAGTGA